A genomic window from Candidatus Kouleothrix ribensis includes:
- a CDS encoding GNAT family N-acetyltransferase — translation MSTAQLSDDTYRRDLGGGLTVRWSTAADQPQIGELYGTAFRQAEADPPSPAMLAWLDDLISGRHPLLGPSDFALVEDRERGTVVAATCLMAAEWDYDGIAFPVGRPEIVASALGYRERGLVRAIFELIHARSAARNQLAQGITGIPYYYRLFGYEYALNLAGSRSVYFAAIPQLKPDQPEPFALRDATLADLPQVRALYERERRRGPVSARIGEPYWRWLLEGQNIASGEGWRTQLIVDGAGATLGYVLTPRQRWGDSIAVVGMSSEPHVALPPLLPSVLRALQAQAPGLMIRRAGMPAPARIMFALGAEHPVYDALGPQLAATCEPPYTWYVRVPDLPRFIRHIAPALERRLVGSIVAGYSGELRLDFYRGGLRLVFEAGRLATAEPWSARAEPWGPKPNAGFPPLVFLQLLFGYRSLAELRHAFPDVWAEEEARPALEVLFPARSSWVIPLD, via the coding sequence ATGAGCACAGCCCAACTAAGCGATGACACATACCGCCGCGATCTGGGCGGCGGGCTGACTGTGCGCTGGTCGACCGCAGCCGACCAGCCGCAGATCGGCGAGCTGTACGGCACGGCCTTTCGCCAGGCCGAGGCCGACCCACCCAGCCCGGCCATGCTGGCATGGCTCGACGATTTGATCAGCGGGCGGCATCCGCTGCTCGGCCCCAGCGACTTCGCGCTAGTCGAGGATCGCGAGCGCGGCACGGTAGTGGCAGCCACCTGCCTGATGGCGGCTGAGTGGGATTACGACGGGATCGCATTCCCAGTCGGCCGGCCCGAGATCGTTGCCAGTGCGCTTGGCTACCGCGAGCGCGGGCTGGTGCGCGCAATCTTCGAGCTGATCCACGCGCGCAGCGCGGCACGCAACCAGCTGGCCCAGGGTATCACCGGCATCCCATACTACTATCGGCTCTTCGGCTACGAGTACGCGCTCAACCTCGCCGGTAGCCGCTCGGTCTACTTCGCGGCCATCCCACAGCTCAAGCCCGATCAGCCCGAGCCATTCGCGCTGCGCGACGCAACGCTCGCCGACCTGCCGCAGGTGCGCGCACTCTACGAACGCGAGCGGCGGCGTGGGCCGGTGTCGGCCCGCATCGGCGAGCCATACTGGCGCTGGCTGCTCGAGGGGCAGAACATAGCCTCAGGCGAGGGCTGGCGCACCCAGCTGATCGTCGACGGCGCCGGCGCGACGCTCGGCTACGTGCTGACTCCGCGCCAGCGCTGGGGTGACTCGATCGCGGTGGTAGGCATGTCCAGCGAGCCGCATGTGGCGCTACCGCCGCTGCTGCCAAGTGTGCTCCGCGCGCTCCAGGCCCAGGCGCCCGGCCTGATGATCAGGCGTGCCGGCATGCCCGCGCCGGCACGGATCATGTTTGCGCTTGGTGCCGAGCATCCCGTGTACGACGCGCTCGGGCCGCAGCTGGCAGCCACCTGCGAGCCGCCCTACACATGGTATGTGCGCGTGCCCGATCTGCCCAGGTTCATCCGCCATATCGCGCCAGCGCTCGAGCGCCGGCTGGTCGGCTCGATCGTGGCCGGCTATAGCGGCGAGCTGCGGCTCGACTTCTACCGCGGCGGGCTGCGCCTGGTGTTCGAAGCCGGCCGGCTCGCAACCGCCGAGCCATGGAGCGCGCGCGCCGAGCCGTGGGGTCCCAAGCCGAACGCCGGGTTCCCGCCGCTGGTGTTTCTCCAGCTGCTGTTTGGCTACCGCAGCTTGGCCGAGCTACGCCACGCATTCCCGGATGTGTGGGCCGAAGAAGAGGCGCGCCCGGCGCTCGAGGTGCTGTTCCCGGCCCGCTCCTCGTGGGTGATCCCACTGGACTGA
- a CDS encoding GNAT family N-acetyltransferase, whose protein sequence is MLKGNNVILRAIERDDLKRMHELARNVDLVLLGDGEWQPTPLAAFEKDFDKHLEREEKSWFTIEVDGEVIGGCGLHHSDRRNATTQFGIGIYDPRYVGRGYGREAIELLLGWAFRVQNWRRVWLTTLACNERAIRAYRKLGFVDEGRLREHAFFAGEYVDELQMGMLRSEWQAHQ, encoded by the coding sequence ATGTTGAAGGGCAATAACGTGATACTGCGCGCGATTGAGCGCGACGATCTAAAGCGGATGCACGAGCTCGCGCGCAATGTCGACCTGGTGCTGCTGGGCGATGGCGAGTGGCAGCCCACGCCGCTGGCCGCGTTCGAGAAGGATTTCGACAAGCACCTCGAGCGCGAGGAGAAATCGTGGTTCACGATCGAGGTCGACGGCGAGGTGATCGGCGGCTGCGGGCTGCACCACAGCGACCGGCGCAACGCCACGACGCAGTTCGGGATCGGCATCTACGACCCTCGATATGTCGGCCGGGGCTACGGCCGCGAGGCGATCGAGCTGCTGCTGGGCTGGGCCTTCCGCGTGCAGAACTGGCGGCGCGTCTGGCTCACCACACTGGCCTGCAACGAGCGCGCCATCCGCGCCTACCGCAAGCTGGGCTTCGTCGATGAAGGCCGGCTGCGCGAACACGCCTTCTTCGCCGGCGAGTATGTCGACGAGCTGCAGATGGGCATGCTGCGCAGCGAGTGGCAGGCGCACCAATGA
- a CDS encoding ABC transporter permease, producing the protein MTTLPRRRGGELGRELRAAYAFVERNANLIKRYWAWELVWLAYSIVSSLAVTLIGKASSEITGVAMTDTQVNTFILFLMVGTLVWHYLAMVFDLVSEAIQWERWEGTIEYTFMAPISRLTHLLGQAAFAVIYGVLHTSIIMAIVALFFKVDLSNANVPSMLLIVVTGSTSFIGLGMFAAVLPLLSPEKGLQMTNIIKTLVLLVSGVYYPVSVLPGWMQLFATISPAAYMLEGMRKALLEGVGVRAAFLPYIVPLLITGMITIPAGLWAFMRAERYAKQTGKLKRNG; encoded by the coding sequence ATGACAACCCTGCCCCGTCGTCGCGGCGGTGAGCTTGGGCGCGAGCTGCGCGCCGCATATGCGTTCGTCGAGCGCAACGCCAACCTGATCAAGCGCTACTGGGCCTGGGAGCTGGTGTGGCTGGCCTACTCGATCGTCAGCTCGCTGGCGGTGACGCTGATCGGCAAGGCCTCGAGCGAGATCACCGGCGTAGCGATGACCGACACGCAGGTCAACACCTTCATCCTGTTCCTGATGGTCGGCACGCTGGTGTGGCACTACCTGGCCATGGTGTTCGACCTGGTGAGCGAGGCCATTCAGTGGGAGCGCTGGGAGGGCACGATCGAGTATACCTTCATGGCACCGATCTCGCGCCTGACCCACCTGCTGGGCCAGGCGGCCTTCGCGGTGATCTATGGCGTGCTGCACACCTCGATCATTATGGCGATCGTCGCACTGTTCTTTAAGGTCGACCTAAGCAACGCGAATGTGCCGAGCATGCTGCTGATCGTCGTCACCGGCAGCACAAGCTTCATCGGGCTGGGTATGTTCGCGGCGGTGCTGCCGCTGCTCTCGCCCGAGAAGGGCCTGCAGATGACCAACATCATCAAGACGCTGGTGCTGCTGGTGAGCGGTGTGTACTACCCGGTCAGCGTGCTGCCGGGCTGGATGCAGCTGTTCGCCACGATCTCGCCGGCCGCCTACATGCTCGAGGGCATGCGCAAGGCACTGCTCGAGGGCGTCGGCGTGCGCGCGGCGTTTCTGCCCTACATCGTGCCGCTGTTGATCACCGGCATGATCACCATCCCGGCCGGCCTGTGGGCCTTTATGCGCGCCGAACGCTACGCCAAGCAGACCGGTAAGCTCAAGCGTAATGGCTAA
- a CDS encoding ABC transporter ATP-binding protein: protein MYASASTNRTGVAHLRHACKKGIGVISQSQPSSLPIAQPASEPGQPSETITALEITGALKRFRKESGPRQPFWKREGRAPREQTVAVDNISISVPRGEIFGLLGANGSGKSTLIRLVSTLLIPDAGQIRVFGHDLHHDERIVRRMINRVSVEASFFKKLSALENLMYAARLYDLPVAAAREQAIYILGKLGMAEKRLYEPLENMSRGMQQKVAIARGLLTAPVLLLLDEPTTGLDPRSKQDVQRFIQRMRREHDTTVFLTTHDMDEADRLCDRIAVIADGRIVALDTPAELKRQIGAQLGTNGSTTMEDVFLALTGKSLDDDFAIERDQVDDTVI from the coding sequence ATGTACGCGTCCGCGAGCACGAATAGAACCGGCGTGGCGCACCTGCGCCACGCCTGCAAGAAAGGGATCGGCGTGATTAGCCAATCACAGCCCAGCAGCCTACCCATCGCTCAGCCCGCCAGTGAACCAGGCCAGCCGAGCGAGACGATCACCGCGCTTGAGATCACCGGCGCGCTCAAGCGCTTTCGCAAAGAGTCGGGGCCGCGCCAGCCCTTCTGGAAGCGCGAAGGCCGTGCGCCACGCGAGCAGACGGTGGCCGTCGACAATATCTCGATCAGCGTGCCGCGCGGCGAGATCTTCGGCCTGCTCGGCGCCAACGGCTCGGGCAAGTCGACGCTGATCCGCCTGGTGTCGACCTTGCTCATCCCCGACGCCGGCCAGATCCGCGTGTTCGGGCACGATCTGCATCACGACGAGCGGATCGTCAGGCGCATGATCAACCGCGTCAGCGTCGAGGCCTCGTTCTTCAAGAAGCTCTCGGCGCTCGAAAACCTGATGTACGCCGCGCGCCTGTATGATCTGCCGGTCGCCGCCGCGCGCGAGCAGGCGATCTACATCCTCGGCAAGCTCGGCATGGCCGAAAAGCGCCTGTACGAGCCGCTCGAAAATATGTCGCGCGGCATGCAGCAGAAGGTTGCAATTGCGCGCGGCCTGCTGACCGCCCCGGTGCTGCTGCTGCTCGACGAGCCGACCACCGGGCTCGACCCACGCTCGAAGCAAGATGTGCAGCGCTTCATCCAGCGTATGCGCCGCGAGCACGATACCACCGTGTTCCTGACCACCCACGACATGGATGAGGCCGACCGGCTGTGCGACCGGATCGCGGTCATCGCCGACGGCCGGATCGTGGCGCTCGATACGCCGGCCGAGCTGAAACGCCAGATCGGTGCGCAGCTCGGCACAAACGGCAGCACGACCATGGAAGACGTGTTTCTGGCGCTCACCGGCAAGAGCCTCGACGACGACTTCGCGATCGAGCGCGACCAGGTTGATGATACCGTGATTTAA
- a CDS encoding CBS domain-containing protein produces MYERFVREIMSRDLVTCAATTTLEQIMRRLVDYAIHAIIVVDEDGYATGIVSQTDILLAQHQLATKGAQRLLARDIMSTSLITCTADATLLEAVTLMTRNHIHRLIVTKPSSGRVYPLGILSMTDIIRFVIKDTTTGASALRLQSA; encoded by the coding sequence ATGTACGAGCGCTTTGTTCGTGAAATAATGAGTCGCGATCTGGTGACGTGTGCGGCCACCACGACACTTGAGCAGATCATGCGCCGGCTGGTCGATTACGCCATCCACGCAATTATTGTCGTCGACGAAGATGGCTATGCCACCGGTATTGTTTCGCAGACCGATATACTGCTGGCGCAACACCAGCTGGCCACCAAAGGCGCGCAGCGTCTGCTGGCTCGCGATATTATGTCAACTTCATTGATCACCTGCACTGCCGATGCAACCCTGCTCGAAGCCGTCACACTGATGACGCGCAACCACATTCACCGGCTGATCGTCACCAAGCCGTCCTCGGGGCGGGTGTATCCGCTCGGCATTTTGTCGATGACCGACATCATCCGGTTTGTAATCAAAGACACAACCACCGGCGCGTCGGCGTTACGCCTGCAGAGCGCCTGA
- a CDS encoding isochorismatase family protein yields MPTKTALLLIDVQVGLTSGATPVYGAAGVLARIAGLIARARAAGVPVVYVQDNDVGGVGSAEWQIDPAVAPGPGELTIQKAWADSFYETQLHDALTARGVQRLVIAGMKSDVCVFMTSTRAVALGYDVALAADAHSTTDDRTLTAPQATAYINDLLDGFGAQDGFGNGQHSITVVPAAEVAFAGR; encoded by the coding sequence ATGCCTACCAAAACTGCCCTGCTCCTGATCGATGTTCAGGTTGGGCTGACCTCTGGCGCCACGCCGGTGTATGGCGCAGCCGGCGTGCTGGCGCGCATCGCCGGGCTGATCGCGCGCGCACGGGCCGCCGGCGTGCCGGTGGTGTATGTACAGGATAACGACGTCGGTGGAGTTGGCTCGGCCGAGTGGCAGATCGACCCGGCCGTCGCGCCGGGGCCGGGCGAGCTAACCATTCAGAAGGCCTGGGCCGACTCATTCTACGAAACCCAGCTGCACGACGCACTGACGGCGCGCGGGGTACAGCGGCTGGTGATCGCCGGCATGAAGAGCGACGTATGCGTATTCATGACCAGCACGCGCGCCGTTGCGCTGGGCTACGACGTGGCGCTCGCGGCCGACGCGCACAGCACCACCGACGACCGCACGCTCACCGCGCCGCAGGCGACGGCATATATTAACGACCTGCTGGACGGCTTCGGCGCACAAGATGGCTTTGGCAACGGCCAGCATAGCATCACAGTGGTGCCTGCGGCCGAGGTCGCGTTCGCCGGGCGCTAG
- a CDS encoding MFS transporter — MTPRRVAVVTGAIMLSLFLASMESTVVATGMPTIVSQLGGLEYYSWVFSAYMLTSTTTVPLYGKLSDLYGRRPIYAAAMVLFLLGSLLCGLAQTMVQLIAARAVQGIGAGGLLPLAFIIIADMFSLEQRARMQGLFSGVWGISSVVGPLLGGVLVERVSWHWIFFINIVPGLIAGALVWYAWVDQPRGPAARLPVDYAGALLLTSGVVLLLLGLFELGTPLGWALLAAAALAFGLLAWAERRAPDPVLPLALFRDRLFLIACAHGLFAGWAMFGSTAYIPLFVQAVLGTSATAAGATLTPLLIAWVVASIVGSRLLLKVGYRTLALAGMVLLTIGALLMSRIGTGSSQLGLVIGLAMMGTGMGLSIPAFLIAVQSTAERRMLGTATSTLQFSRSIGGVLGVSIMGIALSSGLAANLRAAGLDPAAVSIDTLLDPLAQSAASAALDASLRNALASAIQGIFLLALIAAVLGLIATALAPAGRIAQLAAQRTQAAEESAVPPVVPVGE; from the coding sequence ATGACGCCTCGACGCGTTGCGGTCGTCACCGGAGCAATCATGCTCAGTCTGTTCCTGGCGTCGATGGAGTCGACCGTGGTTGCAACCGGCATGCCCACGATTGTAAGCCAGCTGGGCGGGCTCGAGTACTATAGCTGGGTGTTCTCGGCCTATATGCTCACATCGACGACAACCGTGCCGCTGTATGGCAAGCTCTCGGATCTGTACGGGCGCCGGCCGATCTACGCGGCGGCCATGGTGCTGTTCTTGCTCGGCTCGCTGCTGTGCGGCCTGGCCCAGACCATGGTGCAGCTGATCGCAGCGCGCGCGGTGCAGGGCATCGGGGCCGGCGGGCTGCTGCCGCTGGCGTTTATCATCATCGCCGATATGTTCAGCCTCGAGCAGCGCGCGCGCATGCAGGGGCTGTTCTCGGGTGTCTGGGGCATCTCGTCGGTGGTCGGCCCGCTGCTCGGCGGTGTACTGGTCGAGCGCGTGTCGTGGCACTGGATCTTCTTCATCAATATCGTACCCGGCCTGATCGCCGGCGCGCTGGTGTGGTACGCATGGGTCGACCAGCCGCGCGGCCCTGCGGCACGCCTACCGGTCGATTACGCCGGCGCACTGCTGCTGACCTCGGGCGTCGTGCTGCTGCTGCTCGGGCTATTCGAGCTTGGCACGCCGCTGGGCTGGGCGCTGCTGGCCGCCGCCGCGCTGGCGTTTGGGCTGCTGGCCTGGGCCGAGCGCCGCGCGCCCGACCCGGTGCTGCCGCTGGCACTATTTCGCGACCGGCTGTTCCTGATCGCCTGCGCCCATGGCCTGTTTGCCGGCTGGGCCATGTTCGGCAGCACTGCCTACATCCCGCTGTTCGTACAGGCAGTGCTAGGCACCAGCGCCACGGCCGCCGGCGCCACGCTCACGCCGCTGCTCATCGCCTGGGTGGTGGCCAGCATCGTCGGCAGCCGGCTGCTCTTGAAGGTTGGCTATCGCACGCTGGCGCTGGCCGGCATGGTGCTGCTGACGATCGGCGCGCTGCTCATGTCGCGCATCGGCACGGGCAGCTCGCAGCTCGGCCTGGTGATCGGCCTGGCCATGATGGGCACCGGCATGGGCCTCTCGATCCCGGCCTTTCTGATCGCAGTGCAGAGCACGGCCGAGCGGCGCATGCTGGGCACGGCCACCTCGACGCTCCAGTTCAGCCGCAGCATCGGCGGGGTGCTGGGGGTGAGCATCATGGGCATCGCGCTGAGCAGCGGCCTGGCGGCGAATCTGCGCGCAGCCGGGCTCGACCCGGCCGCAGTTTCGATCGACACACTGCTCGACCCACTGGCACAATCTGCGGCCAGCGCAGCGTTGGATGCCAGCCTGCGCAACGCGCTCGCCAGCGCCATCCAGGGCATCTTCCTGCTCGCGCTGATCGCGGCAGTGCTCGGCCTGATCGCCACCGCGCTGGCGCCGGCCGGGCGGATCGCTCAGCTGGCCGCGCAACGAACCCAGGCGGCTGAAGAGAGCGCCGTACCGCCGGTGGTGCCGGTCGGCGAGTAG
- a CDS encoding VOC family protein, whose translation MEAFSIDPATTVGPVALTVANLRRSEEFYVDTLGLQILDRAGPQLTLGAGNTTPIVQLTEQPGAQPKPTRATGLYHFAILVPSRLDLARSLRRIAELRYPISGASDHLVSEALYLDDPDGNGIEIYRDRPRAEWPRVGGQIRMAVDPLDIDGVLSELERDTRPWNGIAPGTILGHMHLQVADLRAAEAFYCGILGFDLMVRYGQGALFVSAGGYHHHLGLNTWAGVGAPPAPPGSAGMRWFAVELPNQAALELVLARVQAAGLPAQPATAGVLVGDPSANRVMLTVAPHQRA comes from the coding sequence ATGGAAGCCTTCTCAATTGACCCGGCCACCACAGTTGGCCCGGTGGCGCTCACTGTGGCCAACCTGCGCCGCTCCGAAGAATTTTATGTCGACACATTAGGCCTGCAGATCCTCGATCGCGCCGGCCCGCAGCTGACACTCGGCGCCGGCAACACAACGCCGATCGTGCAGCTGACCGAGCAGCCCGGCGCGCAGCCCAAACCCACGCGTGCCACCGGCCTGTACCACTTCGCCATCCTGGTGCCTAGCCGGCTCGACCTGGCGCGCTCGCTGCGGCGGATTGCCGAGCTACGCTACCCGATCAGCGGCGCTTCGGATCACCTGGTGAGCGAGGCGCTCTACCTCGACGACCCCGACGGCAATGGGATCGAGATCTATCGCGACCGGCCGCGCGCCGAGTGGCCGCGCGTCGGCGGCCAGATCCGCATGGCCGTCGATCCGCTCGATATCGACGGGGTGCTGAGCGAGCTCGAGCGCGACACGCGCCCGTGGAACGGGATCGCGCCCGGCACGATCCTGGGGCACATGCACTTGCAGGTGGCCGATCTGCGCGCCGCCGAGGCATTCTACTGCGGGATTCTCGGCTTCGATCTGATGGTGCGCTATGGCCAGGGCGCGCTGTTCGTATCGGCCGGCGGCTACCACCACCACCTGGGCTTGAATACCTGGGCCGGCGTTGGCGCCCCGCCCGCACCACCCGGCTCGGCCGGCATGCGCTGGTTTGCCGTCGAGCTGCCCAACCAGGCCGCGCTCGAACTGGTGCTCGCACGGGTGCAGGCGGCCGGGCTGCCCGCCCAGCCGGCGACAGCTGGTGTGCTCGTGGGCGATCCTTCTGCGAACCGCGTGATGCTGACGGTTGCCCCACACCAGCGTGCCTGA
- a CDS encoding bifunctional riboflavin kinase/FAD synthetase, with translation MEIVHGLPSAINTRLTILTIGAFDGVHRGHQHLIGSTVRRARQLECQSAALTFDPHPDMVMHPERERMYLTSFEERAELIEALGVDLLIVLGFTRELMTLPAAAFMAHVCQAIALRELWIGWDFALGRRREGTLPRLREIGHELGYSVHPVDAFAFADGTPVSSTRIRDLLRAGDATTAARLLGRPFSVRGIVARGDQRGRTIGFPTANITISDHHLLPGDGVYVCHAWVNGQRYGAVTNVGLRPTFAGTHRTIEAYLLDFVGDIYGEVARLDILHRLRGEQTFAGIAALVAQINADVAAARRWLAEYQ, from the coding sequence ATGGAAATCGTTCACGGGCTACCGAGCGCGATCAATACGCGCCTAACCATTCTGACAATTGGTGCGTTCGATGGTGTACATCGCGGCCACCAGCACCTGATCGGCAGCACTGTGCGGCGCGCACGCCAGCTGGAGTGCCAGAGCGCCGCACTTACCTTCGACCCCCACCCCGACATGGTGATGCACCCTGAGCGCGAGCGGATGTACCTGACCAGCTTCGAAGAGCGCGCCGAGCTGATCGAGGCGCTTGGCGTCGATCTCCTGATCGTGCTGGGGTTTACGCGCGAGCTGATGACACTGCCCGCCGCAGCATTTATGGCCCATGTATGCCAGGCGATTGCACTGCGCGAGCTGTGGATCGGCTGGGATTTCGCACTGGGCCGGCGGCGCGAAGGCACGCTGCCACGGCTACGCGAGATCGGCCACGAGCTTGGCTACAGCGTCCACCCGGTCGATGCCTTCGCATTCGCCGACGGCACCCCGGTTAGCTCAACCCGCATCCGCGACCTGCTGCGCGCCGGCGATGCCACCACTGCGGCACGCCTGCTCGGCCGGCCGTTCAGTGTGCGCGGCATCGTCGCACGCGGCGATCAGCGTGGGCGCACGATCGGCTTCCCGACCGCCAACATCACGATCAGCGACCACCACTTGCTGCCTGGCGATGGTGTGTATGTGTGCCACGCGTGGGTGAACGGCCAGCGCTACGGCGCGGTGACGAATGTAGGCCTGCGCCCAACGTTTGCGGGCACGCACCGCACGATCGAGGCCTACCTGCTCGACTTCGTCGGCGATATTTATGGCGAGGTAGCCCGGCTCGATATTCTGCACCGCCTGCGCGGCGAGCAAACCTTCGCCGGCATTGCCGCACTGGTAGCGCAGATCAACGCCGACGTGGCCGCAGCCCGCCGCTGGCTCGCCGAGTACCAATAG
- the rsgA gene encoding ribosome small subunit-dependent GTPase A produces MQGLVLKAQSGFFWVQTDAGLLECRLRGRLKKERQASDIAVIGDLVEVTQVSPTTGAIEAVQPRRTKLARRAAGSRGIWSEDVLVANVDQVLLVFACADPPLSPRMLDRYLVLTEAEQLDTVIVANKVDLAGDAQALFAIYEQIGYPVLYTSTKQRLGIDALRDRLAGRISVVTGKSGVGKSSLLNAVQPGLGLATGEVSQTLGKGRHTTTVAELHALALGDGYVADTPGIRELGLWRLDKRTLDWCYREFRPFLEACYFAGCTHIHEPDCAVRAAVDAGQISLARHDSYVKLYGEAI; encoded by the coding sequence TTGCAAGGACTCGTGCTTAAGGCCCAGAGTGGTTTCTTCTGGGTGCAGACCGACGCCGGGCTGCTCGAGTGCCGGCTGCGCGGCCGCCTGAAGAAAGAGCGCCAGGCCAGCGATATTGCCGTGATCGGCGATCTCGTTGAGGTGACGCAGGTATCGCCGACCACCGGCGCGATCGAGGCGGTGCAGCCACGGCGCACCAAGCTGGCCCGCCGCGCGGCCGGCTCGCGCGGGATTTGGAGCGAAGACGTGCTGGTGGCAAATGTCGACCAGGTGCTGCTGGTGTTTGCCTGCGCCGACCCGCCGCTCTCGCCACGCATGCTCGATCGCTACCTGGTGCTAACCGAGGCCGAACAGCTCGATACCGTGATCGTCGCCAATAAAGTCGATCTGGCCGGCGACGCACAGGCGCTGTTTGCGATCTACGAGCAGATCGGCTACCCGGTGCTGTACACCAGCACCAAGCAGCGGCTGGGCATCGATGCACTGCGCGACCGCCTGGCCGGGCGGATCAGCGTGGTGACCGGTAAGTCGGGCGTGGGCAAGAGCAGCCTGCTGAACGCGGTGCAGCCCGGCCTGGGCCTCGCTACTGGCGAGGTCAGCCAGACGCTCGGCAAAGGCCGCCATACCACCACCGTGGCCGAGCTGCACGCGCTCGCGCTCGGCGACGGCTACGTGGCCGACACGCCCGGCATCCGCGAGCTGGGGCTGTGGCGGCTCGACAAGCGCACGCTCGACTGGTGCTACCGCGAGTTCCGGCCATTCCTGGAAGCATGCTACTTCGCCGGCTGCACGCACATCCACGAGCCTGATTGCGCGGTGCGCGCGGCCGTAGATGCCGGCCAGATCAGCCTGGCTCGTCACGATAGTTATGTTAAGCTGTATGGCGAAGCGATATAG
- a CDS encoding GNAT family N-acetyltransferase, with the protein MNTLTTRPYAGETDLPAVVELLNSCDAADQLDDNYAIDDLRLEFADPRLDPANDLQLWEDADGALIGFGQVWLEPDADPVEGSLYWRVATSARGSGVEDEIMAWAGERVRQVACANGRAAWLRCSARAEFAYGHALPQRHGMRIDRHFFQMHRPLDQPIELVALPAGFRLRHVADAADVAAWVAAFNQSFIDHWNFHPTTLESHMHWMQHPSYRPAHDLIAVAEDGTIAAFSFCIIDAEENARNQRNYGSIAMLGTRRGYRRRGLGRAMLLAGLQRLKADGAAVAKLNVDAENPTGALRLYESVGFRVAHSWQSYSKELHTV; encoded by the coding sequence ATGAACACACTCACCACCCGCCCCTATGCGGGCGAAACCGATCTACCGGCGGTCGTTGAGCTGCTGAATAGCTGCGACGCGGCCGACCAGCTCGACGACAACTACGCGATTGACGATCTGCGGCTGGAGTTCGCCGACCCGCGGCTCGACCCGGCCAACGACCTGCAGCTATGGGAAGATGCCGACGGTGCGCTGATCGGCTTTGGCCAGGTGTGGCTCGAGCCGGATGCCGATCCGGTCGAAGGCTCACTGTACTGGCGCGTGGCCACATCCGCGCGCGGCAGCGGCGTGGAAGACGAGATCATGGCCTGGGCCGGCGAGCGGGTGCGCCAGGTGGCATGCGCGAACGGGCGGGCCGCCTGGCTGCGCTGCAGCGCGCGCGCCGAGTTCGCGTATGGGCACGCGCTGCCACAGCGCCATGGCATGCGCATCGACCGGCACTTCTTCCAGATGCACCGGCCACTCGACCAGCCAATCGAGCTGGTAGCGCTGCCGGCGGGCTTCAGGCTGCGCCACGTGGCGGATGCAGCCGACGTAGCGGCCTGGGTCGCGGCGTTCAACCAGTCGTTCATCGATCACTGGAACTTCCACCCGACCACGCTGGAGAGCCACATGCACTGGATGCAGCACCCGAGCTACCGGCCCGCACACGACCTGATCGCGGTAGCCGAGGATGGCACGATCGCCGCGTTCAGCTTCTGCATCATCGACGCCGAGGAGAACGCGCGCAACCAGCGCAACTATGGCAGTATCGCCATGCTCGGCACCCGGCGCGGCTACCGCCGGCGCGGGCTCGGCCGGGCCATGTTGCTGGCCGGCTTGCAGCGGCTCAAGGCCGATGGCGCCGCAGTGGCCAAGCTGAATGTCGACGCCGAAAACCCCACCGGCGCGCTACGCCTGTACGAGTCGGTTGGCTTTCGCGTCGCCCACAGCTGGCAGAGCTATTCGAAAGAGCTACACACGGTGTAG